The DNA region CAGCCACTCGAAGACGGTGACGTTGGGATTTGGCACTGGATCGTTCGAGTTGATGCGCGGATCGGCATAGCCGACGAGCGTTTCACTGTAACCCGGATAGGAAAAATTCCGGCCATTGGTCACATGCGCATCGGAGCCCGTATCGCGATTCCCGTAGATCTCACCTTCGGGAACGATGTGGCCCCACAGAAACGGCATCAGCGCAGCCCTCGCCTGCTGCGGACTCGAACGGACATACTGCCGCACCAAGGTGTCGATAGGCTGATTGTCGTTGTTAGCCTTGGTCAGCAGCGACGCGTCGGCACCGCGAAAGACCTCCTGCCAGCGAAGACCGTCGGTCATGATCAAAAAGACATGCTCATGCGTGGGGTTGGCCGGTTGAGTCGCTGACTGCGCCCGCAACGGGATCACCGCTGCGAACGCGCCAAGGATGGTGAAAAGAACGAGCAGCTTTTTCGGGAAGACTTTCATCCCGCCATGCTATTCAGCTTCCGCACAAATGGCTACTTCGCAACCATTTGGAGCTGCTGCTGGTACTCCTCGTACGGGCCCTTATGGTCGGTGATGCGGAAGTTGTTGGGACCGCCTTCGAAGTGCCAGATGCGCGTTCCGGCCTCTTCGATGAGGTCCTGGTCGTGAGTGACGAGGAAGACTGTTCCTTCGTACTTCTGGATGGCCTGGTTGAGCGCGTTAATGCTCTCGAGGTCAAGATGGTTCGTCGGCTCGTCAAGGACAAGGACGTTAGGTTTCTGCAGCATGATCTTGCAGAAAAGCAGACGTGCCGCCTCGCCTCCAGACAGGGCGTCGGTCTTTTTGAGGCCTTCTTCGCCCTTGAACAACATCTGGCCAAGAATGCCGCGAATGTCTTCCTTCGTAGCCGTGGGGTCGAACTGGTGGAGCCAATCGCTGGCCGTCATGCCCAGCTGAATCGAACCCTTGTGGTCCTGCGCGAAGTACCCGATCGAGACTTCGTGACCCCATTTGACGGAGCCGGAATCGATGGAGACATCCTTCTCTTCGATGCCGGGGCCGTTGGCCAGAAGTGCCTTGAGAAGCGTGGTCTTGCCTTGTCCGTTGCGACCCATGAGGATGATTTTGTCGCCACGTTGAACGGCCGCGGAGAAGTTATCAATGACGTGCTCGACCTTGCCGTCCTTCTGCACATAGGTCTTGTTAACATTCTCGAACTCGAGGACGTTTTTGCCCGAGGGCCGTTCCATTTTGAAGCTGATGAAGGGGCGCGCGATGTTGGAGCGTGCCAGCTCGGATGTTGCCAGGCGCTCGACTTCTTTCTTGCGCGAGTTCACCTGCGAGCTACGGGTACCGGCGCTGAAGCGGGCGATGAAGTCGTTGAGCTGCGCAATCTTCTTTTCGCGCTGCTCGTTCTGACTCTCGATGCGGGTGCGGACGCTGGTCTTCTGGAAGACCATGTCGTCGTAGCCACCGTTGTAGGTGATGATGGTCTCGTAGTCGATATCGGCGATATGCGTGCAGACATTGTTGAGGAAGTGCCGGTCGTGCGAGATCGTAATGACAGTGCCGTTGTAGCGGTTGAGGAAGTCCTCTAGCCAGTGGATCGATTCGAGGTCGAGATAGTTCGTAGGCTCGTCGAGCAGAAGCGCCTGGGGGTTGCCG from Edaphobacter paludis includes:
- a CDS encoding ATP-binding cassette domain-containing protein, giving the protein MISVSNVTMRYGSKLLFEDVSVTFTQGRRYGLTGPNGAGKSTFMKVLTGEIDAQKGNVVRPKKIGVLSQDQYAFDSYRVIDTVIMGNKALWAALEEREVIYAKPEMTDEDGSRLGELEGIVGDEDGYEAESNAAVLLQGLDIPDEVHERHMSELQGGQKVRVLLAQALFGNPQALLLDEPTNYLDLESIHWLEDFLNRYNGTVITISHDRHFLNNVCTHIADIDYETIITYNGGYDDMVFQKTSVRTRIESQNEQREKKIAQLNDFIARFSAGTRSSQVNSRKKEVERLATSELARSNIARPFISFKMERPSGKNVLEFENVNKTYVQKDGKVEHVIDNFSAAVQRGDKIILMGRNGQGKTTLLKALLANGPGIEEKDVSIDSGSVKWGHEVSIGYFAQDHKGSIQLGMTASDWLHQFDPTATKEDIRGILGQMLFKGEEGLKKTDALSGGEAARLLFCKIMLQKPNVLVLDEPTNHLDLESINALNQAIQKYEGTVFLVTHDQDLIEEAGTRIWHFEGGPNNFRITDHKGPYEEYQQQLQMVAK